A section of the Phycisphaerae bacterium genome encodes:
- a CDS encoding O-antigen ligase family protein gives MSESPINYTGITMNEPLPGAESNRPGLTAAEQVLVVVAIVTLAACCLLISAGEGVEVGHKPWKPGSALRALTSLMVFNHQYPTRQGVEIKWLVQGIGTAIVVLVAAIAWFGRSRREEGPSAEASLGRGLDSAALRRDIPSSDLAQVFLLLMAAWSILSYRWSPWPEVAWGEGLRQLGFVLWAIALGRTLTSRGVRYVALGLTAVLVVTAVIGIWYHIERAPAQRLKFPIGNPIFFAACLLPGIMMAVGGLVGARLRLVGITCSSAASSGPSSSDSAATRLIWGLAISGVVLIILSWAFYWADSRGPQMGLAVGLMIAGCCLATGRKRRILLVVMLVVLAMLAAVWLSRRTDTAVFRLYCWSYALSLFMERPLIGHGQGSYVLLAQAFSRNEAELNPSLFPAEMLGHAHNEWLEILADLGLIGLILTALALAATCWGGMVALQRAKTGCERWTIFALLGSFVGIVACEATDVGLRMPGLPLIYWTVVGLLWAASRGGECTALPARRFGGLARVAGLGAGVVVCAATLAISARDWQGALADYAVTRHSSKMEWDPALKEAEIAASGRLSVEARLSAANLANMTATQAAGYRWQQLQRMLVRQERPDRLPVGVLDLIREDVAAFGAYREKALANGEMLLTRMPGYPNAAGRMADVEMIQEQIEHLQEKLGLIEKAQSHLPKIRALLLAEFQRDRLDPVHGLRAFRACDDRPLTDRVDFLRLPLRSGPFWPASFEMGSPLGLDLIDGFNAAIESLMDDQSLSLLLDRYVQTARTALQDSDPKACLETYIPESVRLAARTHMLNGEFARAADLAGLATALSQQIEPRFPAAVSLALIDQAQYLLLAFPNEPAKALESCQASIKRWPKTGDADHTRAVNRNLAFYMLASGNEEQARRQLTSTREAKSEAELNYLVGLGYSELCQQMASLFPPKDRPTWFADTMEKSLRLAPDWPNTRLLATHVSLEIGDSLTAMNHLAEAEKALDDPGRFQSALMALTQRFPDNPDLQAFVKQRMPAEPTTPVPVVSRPASAPASTPSPQARAPREVHTNRSLVRKYEPITPPPRGCAGCRTPGWPREIR, from the coding sequence ATGTCCGAATCTCCGATCAACTACACAGGAATCACCATGAACGAGCCGCTGCCGGGCGCAGAGAGCAACCGGCCGGGCTTGACCGCTGCGGAACAGGTCCTCGTCGTGGTGGCCATCGTGACTCTGGCCGCATGCTGTCTTCTGATCAGCGCCGGTGAGGGAGTTGAGGTCGGCCACAAGCCCTGGAAACCAGGTTCGGCCCTGCGAGCCCTGACCAGTCTGATGGTCTTCAACCACCAGTATCCCACCCGTCAGGGCGTAGAGATCAAGTGGCTGGTGCAGGGGATCGGTACGGCCATCGTCGTTTTGGTGGCCGCGATCGCCTGGTTCGGCAGATCGCGCCGCGAAGAAGGCCCCTCCGCGGAGGCGAGTCTGGGGCGCGGCCTGGACTCGGCAGCCTTGCGCCGGGACATTCCTTCATCAGACCTCGCCCAAGTGTTCCTGCTGTTGATGGCCGCCTGGTCGATTCTCAGCTACCGGTGGTCACCCTGGCCCGAGGTCGCGTGGGGCGAGGGGCTGCGCCAATTGGGTTTCGTCCTCTGGGCCATTGCCCTTGGCCGCACCTTGACCAGCCGCGGCGTCCGGTACGTGGCCCTCGGACTCACCGCGGTTCTTGTGGTGACGGCGGTCATTGGCATCTGGTACCACATCGAACGAGCCCCCGCCCAGCGGTTGAAGTTCCCAATCGGCAACCCGATCTTCTTCGCCGCATGTCTGCTGCCGGGGATCATGATGGCCGTCGGCGGCCTCGTCGGGGCGAGGCTGCGGCTGGTAGGTATCACTTGTTCCAGTGCAGCTTCGAGTGGTCCGTCAAGCTCCGATTCAGCCGCCACCCGGTTGATCTGGGGCCTGGCCATCTCGGGCGTAGTGTTGATCATCCTCTCATGGGCCTTCTACTGGGCGGACTCTCGCGGCCCCCAGATGGGACTGGCCGTCGGCCTCATGATTGCCGGCTGCTGCCTGGCGACGGGCAGGAAACGGCGCATCCTGCTGGTGGTCATGCTCGTGGTTCTGGCCATGCTGGCCGCCGTCTGGCTCAGTCGGCGGACGGATACGGCCGTGTTCCGCCTCTACTGCTGGTCGTACGCCCTGAGCCTCTTCATGGAGCGCCCGCTGATCGGACACGGCCAGGGAAGCTACGTGCTTCTGGCTCAAGCCTTCTCACGGAACGAAGCGGAGTTGAACCCGAGCCTCTTCCCGGCGGAGATGCTCGGGCACGCCCACAACGAGTGGCTGGAGATTCTGGCCGACCTGGGGCTGATCGGCCTGATTCTGACGGCCCTGGCCCTGGCGGCAACATGCTGGGGAGGCATGGTCGCCTTGCAGCGGGCGAAGACGGGCTGTGAGCGATGGACGATCTTCGCCCTACTTGGCTCGTTTGTGGGGATTGTGGCCTGTGAAGCCACCGACGTTGGTCTTCGAATGCCGGGCTTGCCTTTGATCTACTGGACAGTCGTGGGCCTGCTTTGGGCAGCGTCGCGCGGCGGCGAATGCACCGCCCTGCCTGCCCGGCGATTCGGGGGATTGGCTCGGGTGGCCGGACTTGGGGCCGGCGTGGTGGTCTGCGCCGCGACGCTGGCGATATCGGCGCGGGACTGGCAGGGCGCCTTAGCCGACTACGCGGTCACCAGGCACTCGTCCAAGATGGAGTGGGACCCGGCCCTGAAGGAAGCCGAGATCGCCGCGAGCGGCCGCCTGTCCGTTGAGGCAAGGCTTTCGGCAGCCAACCTGGCCAACATGACGGCAACGCAGGCGGCGGGCTATCGCTGGCAACAGCTCCAGAGAATGCTGGTCCGCCAGGAGCGGCCGGACCGGCTGCCGGTCGGCGTCCTGGATCTGATCCGCGAGGATGTGGCGGCCTTCGGTGCATACCGAGAGAAGGCTCTCGCCAACGGGGAGATGCTCCTGACGCGGATGCCGGGCTACCCGAACGCGGCGGGGCGAATGGCCGATGTTGAGATGATTCAGGAACAAATCGAGCATCTCCAGGAGAAGCTCGGCCTGATCGAGAAAGCCCAGTCCCATCTGCCAAAGATCCGGGCCCTGCTCCTGGCCGAGTTCCAGCGGGATCGGCTGGATCCGGTACACGGCCTGCGCGCGTTCCGGGCGTGTGACGACAGGCCCCTGACCGACCGCGTGGACTTCCTGAGACTCCCCCTCCGGAGCGGACCGTTCTGGCCAGCCTCGTTCGAGATGGGCTCACCCCTGGGCCTCGACCTGATCGACGGATTCAACGCCGCGATCGAGTCACTCATGGACGACCAAAGTCTCTCCTTGCTGCTCGACCGGTATGTCCAGACCGCCCGAACCGCCCTGCAGGACTCCGATCCCAAAGCCTGCCTGGAAACGTACATCCCCGAGTCTGTCCGACTGGCGGCCAGAACCCATATGTTGAACGGCGAGTTCGCCAGAGCGGCGGATCTGGCCGGCCTGGCCACCGCTCTGTCCCAACAAATCGAGCCGCGATTCCCCGCCGCGGTCTCACTGGCCCTCATCGACCAGGCCCAGTACCTGCTGCTGGCCTTCCCGAACGAACCAGCGAAGGCGCTTGAATCCTGCCAAGCTTCGATCAAGCGGTGGCCGAAGACCGGCGATGCGGATCACACCCGAGCCGTCAACCGCAACCTGGCCTTCTATATGCTGGCCAGCGGCAACGAGGAGCAGGCCCGCAGGCAACTGACGAGTACTCGGGAAGCCAAAAGCGAGGCGGAGCTGAACTACCTGGTAGGCCTCGGCTACAGCGAGCTCTGTCAACAGATGGCCAGTCTCTTTCCGCCCAAAGATCGCCCCACGTGGTTCGCCGACACCATGGAGAAGAGCCTGAGACTGGCTCCCGACTGGCCCAACACCCGCCTGCTGGCTACCCACGTCTCGCTCGAGATCGGCGACTCGCTGACGGCCATGAACCATCTGGCCGAAGCGGAGAAAGCCCTTGATG
- a CDS encoding CPBP family intramembrane metalloprotease — MSDQFTTPRTPTPGHDAGWLAETLDTRPEIVWMAPFMMYLILLGLNDKVPEEWMAVPIAIRGLGGLVAFWIVRRRLPSLGRPHVFLAIVLGILAAAGWVLGQYGCNAVGLGGSWFGLRPGPDVHDPRVDLTTAAWASQAVLRITVATITVPVVEELFWRGFMLRTLVNWQRFETVPLGTFTWLSFLGTALLSTVQHPANWGVSILCWMAFNVLFYWKKSLLFLMIVHGVTNLALYLYVITRHDWVFW, encoded by the coding sequence ATGAGCGACCAATTCACAACGCCCCGTACGCCGACGCCGGGCCATGACGCCGGCTGGCTGGCCGAGACCTTGGATACCCGTCCAGAGATTGTCTGGATGGCCCCATTCATGATGTACCTCATTCTGTTGGGGCTCAATGACAAGGTTCCCGAAGAGTGGATGGCCGTGCCTATCGCCATTCGTGGCCTCGGTGGTCTGGTCGCGTTCTGGATTGTTCGCCGCAGGTTGCCCTCGCTGGGGAGGCCGCATGTTTTCCTGGCGATCGTCCTCGGCATTCTGGCGGCCGCCGGCTGGGTGCTCGGCCAGTACGGGTGCAACGCGGTCGGCTTGGGCGGCAGCTGGTTCGGTCTCCGCCCGGGCCCGGACGTTCATGATCCGCGCGTGGACCTGACCACCGCGGCCTGGGCGTCTCAAGCCGTCCTACGAATCACCGTGGCCACGATCACCGTTCCCGTGGTCGAGGAACTCTTTTGGCGCGGCTTCATGTTGCGTACGCTGGTCAACTGGCAGCGGTTCGAAACCGTCCCGCTCGGGACGTTCACCTGGCTGTCGTTCTTGGGCACGGCTTTGCTGTCCACCGTGCAGCATCCGGCGAATTGGGGAGTGAGCATCCTCTGCTGGATGGCTTTCAATGTGTTGTTTTACTGGAAGAAAAGCCTGCTGTTTCTGATGATCGTCCACGGCGTGACCAACCTGGCCCTCTATCTCTATGTTATCACTCGTCACGACTGGGTCTTCTGGTGA
- a CDS encoding endonuclease III domain-containing protein, which yields MSTRTSQTLKAFYDAMFETFGPQHWWPAKSSTEVIIGAILTQNTAWRNVERAIANLAAAKALDWKRLHEMSVEELAELVRPAGTYKVKAHRLKSFVEWLWDRYQGDLKRMFNTSLDALREQLLSVSGIGRETADAILLYAGGMPSFVVDAYTARILYRHGLTDDSADYDEIKDLFESNLPEDATYFNEYHALLVQVGKLHCRPRPRCEGCPLDPFEHEDLTRRPSRDE from the coding sequence ATGAGTACCCGCACCTCGCAGACCCTCAAGGCCTTCTACGATGCGATGTTCGAGACCTTCGGACCACAACACTGGTGGCCGGCGAAGAGCTCCACGGAGGTCATCATCGGAGCCATCCTCACGCAGAACACCGCATGGCGAAACGTGGAGCGGGCTATCGCCAATCTCGCGGCGGCCAAGGCCCTGGACTGGAAACGGCTGCACGAGATGTCCGTCGAAGAGCTGGCAGAGCTGGTTCGCCCGGCAGGAACGTACAAGGTCAAGGCCCACAGGCTCAAGTCGTTCGTCGAGTGGCTGTGGGATCGTTACCAAGGTGATCTGAAGCGGATGTTCAACACCTCGCTTGATGCACTTCGTGAGCAGCTCCTCAGCGTGTCGGGAATCGGCCGGGAAACAGCCGATGCGATTCTGCTCTATGCGGGGGGGATGCCGAGCTTCGTGGTGGACGCCTACACGGCCCGGATCCTGTACCGGCACGGCCTCACGGATGACTCGGCCGACTACGACGAGATCAAGGATCTGTTCGAATCGAACCTCCCCGAGGATGCCACGTACTTCAACGAGTATCATGCCCTGCTGGTCCAGGTCGGCAAGCTGCACTGCCGCCCTCGCCCGAGATGCGAAGGCTGCCCCCTGGACCCTTTCGAGCACGAGGATCTCACCAGAAGACCCAGTCGTGACGAGTGA
- a CDS encoding Hsp20/alpha crystallin family protein: MVDSAVAKKTTEAEVAQAERTRSGRAYRPNVDIIENKEELLVVADMPGVNSNSIDVKFENGSLEIHGRVPVRQTPETRYLLREYGVGDFYRSFQVSEAIDASRITAEYADGVLTLHLPKVEAVKPRKIAIKML; encoded by the coding sequence ATGGTGGACAGTGCCGTTGCCAAGAAAACCACTGAAGCCGAAGTCGCCCAGGCCGAGCGAACCCGTAGCGGACGCGCTTACCGACCGAACGTGGATATCATCGAGAACAAGGAGGAGTTGCTGGTCGTGGCCGATATGCCCGGGGTGAACAGCAACAGTATCGACGTGAAGTTCGAGAACGGCTCACTGGAGATCCACGGCCGGGTTCCCGTGCGTCAAACACCGGAAACCCGTTACTTGCTACGCGAATATGGCGTCGGCGATTTCTATCGCAGCTTCCAAGTCAGCGAGGCAATCGACGCATCTCGGATTACGGCCGAGTACGCCGATGGCGTGCTCACGCTACACCTGCCCAAGGTAGAGGCAGTGAAGCCTCGCAAGATCGCAATCAAGATGCTGTAG
- a CDS encoding Hsp20/alpha crystallin family protein, whose protein sequence is MFAKLGEGGNPIQQLRGEVDRLLGDWVEGLAPLVGSGLFGSSAFPALNVWEDEGSLYAEAEMPGLKMEDIEILVSGRELTVKGQRKEGDSTDEVYHRRERGTGPFSRVIRLPVDVDSGRVEAMLASGVLTLKLPKAEAARLRKIQVKCL, encoded by the coding sequence ATGTTCGCAAAACTGGGTGAAGGCGGCAACCCGATCCAGCAACTCCGCGGCGAGGTGGATCGCCTGCTGGGCGACTGGGTGGAGGGTCTTGCACCGCTGGTCGGATCCGGCCTGTTCGGGAGCTCGGCATTCCCGGCCCTGAACGTCTGGGAGGACGAAGGCAGTCTGTACGCCGAAGCGGAGATGCCCGGTCTGAAGATGGAGGACATCGAGATTCTGGTCTCCGGCCGCGAACTGACCGTCAAGGGCCAGCGTAAGGAAGGGGATAGCACCGACGAGGTCTATCACCGTCGCGAGCGAGGCACGGGTCCGTTCAGCCGAGTGATCCGCCTGCCCGTTGATGTGGACTCCGGGCGGGTCGAGGCCATGCTTGCGTCCGGCGTGTTGACCCTGAAGCTGCCCAAGGCCGAGGCCGCCAGGCTGCGGAAGATCCAAGTCAAGTGCCTGTGA
- a CDS encoding cob(I)yrinic acid a,c-diamide adenosyltransferase has protein sequence MKLYTRDGDHGETSLFDGSRVPKSDARVWAYGEADELNSLLGWCRCAADGTVVGERAQRVQSELFMIGAELATPPAARSVPRAEHVGVEEVRRLEAWIDEACEATGPLAHFILPGGTELAGRLHIARTCCRRVERTVVSLHRQEPIREEIIVYLNRLGDLLFAWARQANREAGVADMEWAGRQDEK, from the coding sequence ATGAAGCTGTATACACGTGACGGCGATCATGGAGAAACGTCGCTCTTTGACGGAAGCAGGGTGCCCAAGAGCGATGCGCGGGTCTGGGCGTACGGCGAGGCGGACGAGTTGAACAGCCTGCTGGGCTGGTGCCGATGCGCGGCCGACGGGACTGTGGTCGGCGAGCGTGCCCAGCGAGTCCAGAGCGAGCTGTTCATGATCGGGGCCGAACTGGCCACGCCCCCCGCCGCTCGAAGCGTTCCTCGGGCCGAGCACGTGGGCGTGGAAGAGGTGCGAAGGCTCGAGGCGTGGATCGACGAGGCTTGCGAGGCGACCGGTCCGCTGGCCCATTTCATCCTGCCCGGGGGCACCGAACTGGCCGGCCGACTGCACATTGCCCGGACCTGCTGCCGGCGGGTCGAGCGGACCGTGGTCTCCCTCCACCGGCAGGAGCCGATTCGCGAGGAGATCATCGTCTATCTGAACCGACTGGGAGACCTGCTCTTTGCCTGGGCCCGTCAGGCGAACCGCGAGGCCGGAGTGGCCGACATGGAATGGGCAGGGAGACAAGATGAGAAGTGA
- a CDS encoding spore maturation protein, with the protein MQIVSQWAVPAIFLAIILAGWGRKVPMYETFVAGAKEGFDVAVMIIPYLVAILSVIAVFRASGALDDLKTGLGWLMAQAGLSEHVDKLELLPLALIRPLSGSGARGVMLDLFKFHGPDSFIGYAASVIQGSTETTFYVLTVYYGSIGIKKIRHTLAAALLADLVGVIAAIVLATAFYR; encoded by the coding sequence ATCCAGATTGTCAGCCAATGGGCGGTGCCGGCCATCTTTCTGGCGATCATCCTGGCCGGCTGGGGCAGGAAAGTGCCAATGTATGAGACCTTCGTCGCCGGGGCCAAGGAGGGTTTCGACGTGGCGGTGATGATCATTCCCTACCTGGTAGCGATTCTGTCGGTGATCGCGGTTTTCCGAGCGAGCGGGGCCCTGGACGACCTGAAGACCGGGCTCGGGTGGCTCATGGCCCAGGCTGGCCTGAGCGAGCACGTGGATAAACTGGAGTTGCTGCCGCTGGCCTTGATTCGACCGTTGTCGGGCAGCGGGGCGCGCGGGGTCATGCTTGATCTGTTCAAGTTTCACGGCCCGGATAGTTTCATCGGGTATGCGGCATCAGTGATTCAAGGCAGTACCGAAACAACGTTCTACGTGCTGACCGTGTACTACGGGTCGATCGGCATCAAGAAAATCCGGCACACGCTAGCGGCGGCTCTGCTGGCTGACCTGGTGGGCGTGATCGCGGCTATCGTCCTGGCGACCGCGTTTTACCGGTGA
- a CDS encoding Hsp20/alpha crystallin family protein translates to MSLIPWRTKRVDTENRDPAAQSAIERFRHELDRLFDNFLQEGKSGFDRLLSPITGWGPAVDVSETEQDITVRAELPGIDPKDLEIQVTADSLRISGEKKDEFEEKRKGYYQVERKFGSFHRIVKLPTEIDPDKVDAEHRNGILTIRLCKTAGASARRISIKHTEGQT, encoded by the coding sequence ATGAGTCTCATACCCTGGCGCACGAAGCGGGTGGACACCGAGAACCGTGACCCCGCGGCACAATCCGCGATTGAACGGTTCCGCCACGAACTGGACCGGCTCTTCGACAATTTCCTTCAGGAAGGCAAGAGCGGCTTCGACCGGCTCCTCTCGCCGATCACCGGCTGGGGGCCGGCCGTGGATGTGTCGGAAACCGAGCAGGATATCACCGTCCGAGCTGAGCTCCCCGGCATCGACCCCAAGGACCTCGAAATCCAGGTCACGGCCGACAGCCTCAGGATTTCGGGCGAGAAGAAGGACGAGTTCGAGGAGAAAAGAAAAGGATACTACCAAGTCGAACGTAAGTTCGGCTCCTTCCATCGCATCGTCAAACTGCCCACTGAAATCGACCCGGACAAGGTCGACGCGGAGCACCGCAACGGCATCCTGACGATCCGGTTGTGCAAGACAGCGGGAGCCAGCGCCAGGCGCATCTCCATCAAGCACACCGAAGGGCAAACCTGA
- a CDS encoding DUF1343 domain-containing protein, giving the protein MRGRAHLIGVVAAFSTLSVVLADTGGFDLARMAWADKHIEAAIGRGELPGAVLLVGRGSQVVYRKAYGHKAVKPEKVVMTPDTVFDMASVSKPVGCATSIMLLIERGQLNLSDRVSRYFPDFAANGKRDVTVEQLLLHRGGLVPDNSLNDYRGTPAESLAKIFALKTIYDPGSGFDYTDVGYIMLGELVKVVDGRSLDQFARQELFEPLGMKDTGYMPSNELKPRCAPTEQRDGHWMIGEVHDPRAYALGGFAGHAGLFSTADDMARYCRMMLSGGTLDGKRILSELAVREMTRGRCLPDGTGCRGYGFDVSTGFSSARGNLFEAGSTYGHTGFTGTMFWIDPNHDCYVVLLTNAVHPDGKGTVIDLRRRVATVVASALIESPAEGYLPAMVRPPVVAGAASNPTGETRNAVGKPAEVLCGIDVLKRDRFKLLEGRKVALITNHTGLDREGNRTLDLLIAAPNVKVVKLFSPEHGFYGKLDEKVGDAVDEKTGLKVYSLYGKTNRPTPEMLEGVDTIVYDIQDVGARFYTYVATMGYAMEEAAKGRLKMIVLDRPNPITGIRVDGPIYDKPNRAFTAFGPLPVVHGMTVGELAQMFNAEYKIDCDLTVVQVEGWKRTMWWDETGLMWVNPSPNMRNLTQATLYPAICLLEACNLSVGRGTDQPFECFGAPWIDGRKLVAALNGAKLPGVRFVPIQFTPVPGTKLAGKECQGIYVLLTDRNLFEPVRSGLTIGWHLSRLFGSQFEVDKMNNLVGNAQVTEAIKAVARPDELPKCWREPLDAFKKVRSQYLIYAR; this is encoded by the coding sequence ATGCGTGGCAGGGCACACCTGATCGGCGTAGTGGCGGCTTTCTCAACTCTCTCCGTGGTCCTGGCCGACACGGGCGGATTCGATCTTGCCCGGATGGCTTGGGCCGACAAGCACATTGAGGCGGCGATTGGGCGAGGTGAGCTGCCCGGGGCGGTGCTCCTGGTTGGCCGGGGCAGTCAAGTCGTGTACCGCAAGGCCTACGGCCACAAGGCGGTCAAGCCGGAGAAGGTGGTCATGACGCCGGACACCGTTTTCGACATGGCCTCGGTGTCCAAGCCGGTGGGCTGCGCGACCTCGATCATGCTGTTGATCGAACGCGGACAGCTCAACTTGAGTGATCGGGTCAGCAGGTACTTCCCCGACTTCGCCGCCAACGGCAAGCGAGACGTAACCGTGGAGCAATTGCTCCTGCATCGCGGTGGGCTTGTCCCCGACAACTCGCTGAACGATTACAGGGGTACTCCGGCCGAGTCGCTGGCCAAGATCTTCGCTCTGAAGACGATCTACGATCCGGGTTCCGGTTTCGATTACACCGACGTCGGCTACATCATGCTCGGTGAGTTGGTCAAGGTGGTCGACGGCCGGTCGCTGGATCAGTTTGCCAGGCAGGAGCTGTTTGAGCCCCTGGGCATGAAGGACACCGGCTACATGCCGTCGAATGAACTCAAGCCGCGATGTGCTCCGACGGAGCAGCGTGACGGCCACTGGATGATCGGCGAAGTGCACGACCCGCGGGCCTATGCCCTCGGCGGATTCGCCGGCCACGCGGGCTTGTTCAGTACCGCCGATGACATGGCCAGGTATTGCCGCATGATGCTCAGCGGCGGGACCCTCGATGGCAAGCGAATCCTCTCCGAGCTGGCCGTCCGGGAGATGACCCGCGGGAGGTGCTTGCCTGATGGCACCGGCTGCCGCGGCTACGGATTCGATGTCAGCACCGGCTTCTCCTCCGCGCGAGGCAATCTGTTCGAGGCGGGTTCGACCTATGGGCACACCGGGTTCACCGGCACGATGTTCTGGATCGACCCCAACCATGACTGCTATGTCGTACTGCTGACCAATGCGGTTCATCCGGATGGTAAGGGAACCGTTATTGATCTCCGCCGGCGGGTGGCGACGGTCGTGGCCAGCGCGTTGATCGAAAGCCCGGCGGAGGGCTATCTGCCGGCGATGGTTCGTCCGCCGGTGGTGGCGGGCGCCGCATCCAACCCGACGGGCGAAACGCGCAACGCGGTGGGCAAGCCGGCCGAGGTACTCTGCGGGATCGACGTGCTCAAGCGCGACCGCTTCAAGTTGCTTGAGGGGCGGAAGGTTGCACTGATCACCAACCATACCGGCCTCGACCGTGAGGGCAATCGAACGCTCGATCTGCTCATCGCCGCCCCGAACGTCAAGGTCGTCAAGCTGTTCTCACCGGAGCACGGCTTCTACGGCAAGCTCGACGAGAAGGTCGGCGACGCGGTAGACGAGAAGACCGGTCTCAAGGTGTACAGCCTGTACGGCAAGACCAACCGGCCGACGCCGGAGATGCTCGAGGGTGTGGACACAATCGTCTACGACATTCAGGACGTTGGGGCACGTTTCTACACCTACGTGGCCACCATGGGGTACGCGATGGAGGAGGCCGCCAAGGGCAGGCTCAAGATGATCGTGCTCGACCGGCCGAATCCGATCACCGGCATCCGGGTCGACGGCCCGATTTACGACAAGCCCAACCGGGCATTCACCGCCTTCGGTCCTCTGCCCGTGGTTCACGGCATGACCGTGGGGGAACTCGCTCAGATGTTCAACGCCGAATACAAGATTGACTGCGACCTCACCGTGGTGCAGGTGGAGGGCTGGAAACGCACGATGTGGTGGGATGAGACTGGCCTCATGTGGGTCAATCCGTCACCCAACATGCGCAACCTGACCCAGGCCACGCTGTACCCGGCCATCTGCCTGCTGGAGGCCTGTAACCTCTCGGTTGGCCGGGGGACCGATCAGCCTTTCGAGTGCTTCGGTGCTCCCTGGATCGACGGCAGGAAGCTGGTCGCCGCTCTGAACGGGGCCAAGCTTCCGGGTGTGCGTTTCGTGCCCATCCAATTCACTCCCGTCCCGGGCACCAAGCTCGCGGGCAAAGAGTGTCAGGGCATCTACGTCTTGCTGACCGATCGGAACTTGTTTGAGCCGGTTCGCTCGGGCCTGACCATCGGCTGGCACCTGTCGCGTCTATTTGGCAGTCAGTTCGAGGTGGACAAGATGAACAACCTGGTGGGCAATGCCCAGGTGACCGAGGCAATCAAGGCCGTGGCCCGTCCGGACGAACTGCCCAAGTGCTGGCGTGAGCCGCTCGACGCGTTCAAGAAGGTGCGAAGCCAGTACCTGATCTACGCCCGCTGA
- a CDS encoding nucleoside recognition protein encodes MLNKIWFALLLIGLLYGLGKALFAPPARIVPATTAPASADSPAGPSPSRAEAMREMGKKLTTSAVDAAKASVDICISFIAIMALWLGFMKIAHQAGLIEGLARLLRPLLRWLFPDIPKDHPAGGAIVMNMAANMLGLDNAATPLGLKAMKELQTLNPTHDTATNSMATFLAMNTGSLTLVPFSIIGYRIATGSNDPASPVVAMMIAGFCTTVAAIFAARFLQRFYPMPAAAERVHPASPVDAPLDKSEPATQSDGDQEVKS; translated from the coding sequence ATGCTGAACAAGATCTGGTTCGCGTTGCTGCTGATCGGACTCCTGTATGGGCTGGGCAAAGCCCTGTTTGCCCCACCGGCGCGAATCGTCCCCGCGACGACCGCGCCCGCGTCGGCGGACTCGCCCGCGGGGCCTTCGCCCTCCCGAGCGGAGGCGATGAGGGAGATGGGCAAGAAGCTGACCACGTCGGCCGTGGACGCGGCCAAGGCAAGCGTGGACATCTGCATCAGTTTCATCGCGATCATGGCCTTGTGGCTGGGCTTCATGAAGATCGCCCACCAAGCTGGGCTCATCGAAGGGCTCGCCCGGCTGCTCCGCCCACTGCTGAGATGGCTGTTCCCGGACATCCCCAAGGATCACCCGGCTGGCGGCGCGATCGTCATGAACATGGCCGCCAACATGCTGGGACTGGACAACGCGGCCACCCCGCTCGGCCTCAAGGCGATGAAGGAGCTGCAGACGTTGAATCCGACCCATGACACGGCCACCAACAGCATGGCGACGTTTCTGGCGATGAACACCGGGAGCCTGACCCTGGTCCCGTTCAGCATCATCGGCTACCGCATCGCCACCGGCAGTAACGACCCGGCCAGTCCGGTCGTGGCCATGATGATCGCCGGATTCTGCACCACGGTGGCGGCCATCTTCGCCGCCCGATTCCTGCAGCGGTTCTACCCGATGCCGGCGGCCGCAGAACGCGTGCACCCGGCCTCTCCAGTCGACGCCCCGCTCGACAAATCCGAGCCCGCAACCCAGAGCGACGGCGACCAGGAGGTGAAGTCATGA